A stretch of DNA from Phycisphaerae bacterium:
AGGATTCTGTTTGAGAAACAACAATAACGCGGAGTTAAACTCGCTCGGCCGCTCCTCCATCGGAAGATGTCCGGTCATCGGAAAGACGACCAGCGCCGCACCCGGAATCTCGTCCGCCAGCGCCTGTCCCGCTGAAAGCGGGAAAAACGGGTCGTTTTCTCCCCACAGAACCAGCGTGGGAACCGCGACCTCGGCAGGATCAAGATCGGCCATCGGTCCGTCCCCAGCCGCGAGCAGCCCGCGAAACGCCCGGTCGAATCCCTCGACCCGAAGAGGGCGAAGGTATCCTTTCACCATGTCCGACGTGACCGTAGCCGGATCGTAAACGGCCGACTCCAACGCTCCGCGGATATTCCGCTCAGTGAGAAACAAACCGCGGATCAGCCACTCGGCCAAGGGACGGAACAGCGGAGGGATCGACGGAGCGCCTGCGTCGCTTGCCGTCACTCCGCCGTCAACGAGGACGAGCGAGCGTACGCGATCCGGGTTCTGCAAAGCGAGTGTCAACGCCACTCCGGCACCATAGGAGTGACCCACAACGTGTGCCGTCGGGCACTCCAGCTTGTTCATCACGCCCAGAACCAGATCGGCCTGGCCTCGCAAGCTGTACGCGCTCTCCTCTTCCGGCCGCTCTGTATAACCGAAGCCGTTGAGGTCGATGCCCAGGGCGCCGAATTCCTTCGCCACCTCGGGAAGTACCTCCCGCCAGGAGAACGTCGATGCTCCGAAGCCGTGAATGAAGACGACGGGTTCCCCCTCTCCGGCGCGTTCGACGTGGACCCACTGCCCATCGATCAAGAGAAGTTCCTGCGGCGGAAGCGTAGCCAGAACAGAGGCGTAGGGAATGGTCATTCCGCATCCCGCCGCTAGCACAAGTACCGGCAGAAACGCCAGAATCCCCCACTTGGGGCCAGGGACCCCTCGCCGTACCCTCGCTGTCCCGTCACCCAGAAAGCGCCCGATCATCTAAGTGAGTCCCCCTTCCCCTTTGGGCATGCAGGCCAACGCCACGTAGTCCGGCCGATCGCTGATCCGCTCGTGCCGAAAGCTCCGCACGATCTCTCCGTCATGGACCAGGAAGACGCCCTGCTTTTGTCGCGTGTTTCCCATGGGCAGACCCGCGCCATGCCCCTTGACCAGCGCCGTGCGTATGGCCTTTGCCCACATGGTCGGACTGAGCAATTCACCAGTCGAGAGCTCTTCCAGATCGAAGGCCTTGTAGAGCCGCGCGTCAGGGTCTTCCACGAAATGTTGCGCCGACAAGCCGAATTTCTGCGACACTTCTTCGGT
This window harbors:
- a CDS encoding alpha/beta fold hydrolase is translated as MIGRFLGDGTARVRRGVPGPKWGILAFLPVLVLAAGCGMTIPYASVLATLPPQELLLIDGQWVHVERAGEGEPVVFIHGFGASTFSWREVLPEVAKEFGALGIDLNGFGYTERPEEESAYSLRGQADLVLGVMNKLECPTAHVVGHSYGAGVALTLALQNPDRVRSLVLVDGGVTASDAGAPSIPPLFRPLAEWLIRGLFLTERNIRGALESAVYDPATVTSDMVKGYLRPLRVEGFDRAFRGLLAAGDGPMADLDPAEVAVPTLVLWGENDPFFPLSAGQALADEIPGAALVVFPMTGHLPMEERPSEFNSALLLFLKQNP